GGCTGATCGAGCGGGAGTGGAACCACCTCTTCGTCGGGTTGGTCACCGCCGAGCTGGACCCGGACCCGGACGAGATCGAGGACACCCGCTTCGTGACTGCGGCGGAGCTGCGCGAGCTGCGGGCCGAGAAGCCGTTCTCGGTGTGGTTCGAGACCGTCTTCGAGGCGGCGCTGCCGGGGATTCGGGAGATCGCCGGGCACGATTGGTGATGCGGCATCGGTGATGCGTCACTGGTTGATGTGTCACTGGTTGATGTGTCACCGGTGACGCGTTATCCGTGTCGCGTCATTCGTGACGCGACATCGGTGACGCGACATCAGTGGCACGACATCGGCGGCGCGAGGTCGGTGACGCGACGTGAATGACGCGACATCGATGACTCGACATTGGTGCCGCGACATCCGTGATGCGACACGGGTGGTTCAGCACGGATGTCGTGTCATCGATGCTGCGGCACGGGTGTCGCGACACCGATGCTGCGGCAACTGGTGACGCGACATCGGTGACATGGCACCGGCGCGTTCGGGCGGCCCCGGCGCGGCAGACGGCGGTGGGCCGGGCTCAGTAGTCGGGGTCGTCGTCGAGGTCGTCGAGGTCGGCCCCGACGCCCGGCCCGGGGGCGCCCGCGCCGGGGAGCGGCAGGCTGGCCCAGATCACCTTGCCGCCGCCCTCGGTGCGCTCCACGTCGCACTCGCCGCCGGCCTGCAGGGTGATGCTCTTGACCAGCAGCAGTCCGCGGCCGCCGGGGCGGGCGGGGTCGTTCTCCTGGGCCTTGGGGCGGTAGGGGTGGCCGTCGACCACCGAGATCCGGACCCGGTCGGGGTCGATGGCGAGTTCGCAGACCACCTCGGGCGAGAGCACCGCGGCGTGGGTGACGGCGTTGGAGACCAGCTCGGAGACGATCAGCAGCAGGTCGTCCACCAGCTCCTGGTAGCGCTGTCCGGCCATTCCCTGGGCCAGCAGCCGGTCGCGCACGGCGTGTCTGGTGCGGGGCACCGACGCCTCGTGGGAGACCGCCGAGAAGCGCCACACGCCGGTTTCGGGTCCGGGGCCGGGTTCGCGGCCGGGCCACCAGGTCGCGGTGTCCAAGGCCGCCTTGTCCGTCTGTTCCACTGCACGCCGCCCTTCACGCGGTGACGGGAGGCTCCCGCGCCGGGGTCCGGCCGGCGGCGGCTGTCGGGAATCGGGCGTTCCGCTCAAGGCTCCCTGGTTCACAGAGGCTAGGAGAGCACCACCCGATGACCCACGCCGGGACTGGAACTACGCGTGTCGTGAAGGTTCCCGACCGATTCGGTGCGTGTTGTGCGCCGTCCTGGCCGGTCGCTTCACACCCGGGGCTCACTGTTGCCGCCAGAACGCGCGTCCGAAATCGTCCGCACCCCCGTCACCAGGGCAATCGCCCTCCGGACGGCCCACCCGTCGTCCGGCTTGTCCGGTTCTGCCCCGATCCCTCGCCGATGGCCGTCCGGACCCCCGAAAACGCAGGTGAGAAGCACTCCCCGGGCCTGGTAGTGTTCTCTCTGTCGCCAGGGGGCAGCCGAAAGGAAGCCCCGAGGTGAACACCCGGTCCGGGTGGCGGAATGGCAGACGCGCTAGCTTGAGGTGCTAGTGCCCTTTATCGGGCGTGGGGGTTCAAGTCCCCCCTCGGACACCAGTGTGAGACCCCTGCTTCGGCGGGGGTCTTCTGCTTTTCCGGCTGGGCCGCCCCCGCCGACCGACCTCCTGCCCGGCGGCTGCGGGGCCGGGCAGGAGGTCGGTCAGCGCGGGGGCAGCAGGTCGGTGCGGTGGGGGGTCAGGTCGGTGACGCTGTCCAGGTCGGCTTCCACGGTGTACCAGGTGTGCGCGCCGTCGGGAGCGGTCTCCTCGTCCAGCTGGTTGGCGTCCGCGAAGCCCCAACTGCCGCCGGTGTAGACGCCCTTGATCCGGCCCTCGACCGTGCCGACGGCCTCGAACGGGCCGCCTCGCCACTGGAACGTCCAGTGGGTGCGGTACCAGGCGTCGAGCTGCTCCGGGGGGACGGCGCCGCCCTCGGCGAGGGTGACCAGGCCGTGCGGGTCGACCGCGGGGGCGGCCCGGTGGGTGGTGCCGCCGAGGACGGCGAAGCAGCCGGGGCGGAAGTGGTCGGCCTCGGAGAGCCGCCGGGCCAGGTCGAGGCGCGGGGCCAGCAGGTCCCGGCGGTGCTCCTCGGGCTCGGTGACCTCGGCCAGCGGGAAGACGCCCCGGTAGCCGTTGACCCGGCGCTTCAGGTGCTGCCGGGCGAACTCCCGGTCGTCGCCGAGGTAGTTGCCGGAGACGGTGGTGTCGACGCGGTCGGTGCACTCGAAGAGCTCGCCGCGCCAGTGGAAGGTCCAGTGCACGGCGTACCAGGCGTCGAGCCGCTCGGGCGGCAGCGGGTAGCCGAGCACCGAGCCGTCGGCGGCGAGCCGGGGCGCGACGCCCTCGGGGGCGGGGACGCCGGGGCCGGGGAGCAGTTCCACGCAGGGCCACAGGCCGGCGGCGGCGCGGGCCGGGTACACCGTCCCGCCGTGGACCGCGAACTCGCCCTTCACCGGCTGGTGACGGTCCGAGGGGTCAGTTGTCATAGTACTTCCACAGCCCATCGCTCTTGTCGAAGCGGCCGACGGCCTCTTCCGTCCCGTCGGCGTCCATCCGCCAGATCTCCGCACCGTGCGGGAAGCCGGTGGGCTTGGCGTCCCACTCCGGGACGCCGCCGCCGGTGTAGCCGGTGCCCAGGAACGGTGCGTCCCAGTTCTTTCCTGCATTCTGCCCGGCCATGCCCGCGACGCGGTCGGCCAGGGCCTGGTCGTTGACCGCGCCGAGGGTCGGGTCGGCCTCCATGCCGTGCGGGGCGGGGAAGCGCAGTTGGTACGCCTCGGACGCGCCGGGCGGCACCGGGCTCCAGCCCGCGCCGCCGTCGTCGAGGGCGAGGCCGTCGCGCAGGTCGTCCATGCTGCGCAGGTCGGCGGTGTCGGAGCCGCGCGCGATGGAGCCGCGGAACTCGCCGGGGTCGAAGGTGCGGCCGCCGAGCGTGGTGGAGTTCTCCAGGTAGGCCTCCGCGACGTCGGGCTTGACGATCTTGGTGACCATCCGGCCCTCGTCCAGCTTGATCGCGTCGCGGACCTGGACGACCTGGCGGGCCTGTTCCTCGGTCAGGCTGTTGGTGGGGCTGAGGCGCAGCCGGTCGTGCTCGGCGCGGTCGAGGCCGCGGGGGGCCAGTTCCTCGTCGATCTGCTGCTGGTAGCTGGGGCCGTCGCGGAGCGCCCCGTTGCCGTACTGCTCGGTCTCCAGCGGGGCGGAGCCGGGTGCGGTGCGCGGGCTCGGGACCGTCCCGGCCTCGCCGGCCAGCGCGGACTCCTCGCTCGCCAGGCGCGGGCCGGCCGCTTCGAGGTTCTTCGGGGCGGCCACCTTGAGGTCCCGCGGGGCCACCGCCTTGAGGTCCTCGGCGATCTTCGCCTCGGTGGCGGCGTGGGCGGCGAGGTTGCGGGCGCCCTTCTCGGCGGCCTCCTCGACGACGGCGGCGTGCTTCTCGGCGATCTTCGGCAGCGAGTCCACGGCGTCGTTCTTGAGCGCCCGGAAGACCGCCTGCTCCTCTCCTCCGGCCGCCATCAGAACGCCAGCCGTTCGAGCCCGCCGCGCAGTTCCTGCGCGTGGCCGCGGAACGCCTCGGTGTGGGCGCGCATCGCCTTCAGGTGCTGGTCGGCCAGGTCGGCGTCGAGGCTGAAGCCGTCCGCGGCGCCGCCGGTCGCGCCCGAGGTCTGTCCCCAGTCCAGGCCGGACATCGCCTGCTCGATCTTGGCGAAGAGCGGTTTGGCCGCGGCCTCGATGATCTCGCCGATGATGTACTGGATGATCTGCTGCTTGAGCGTCTCCAGCAGTTTCTTCCCGGCCTCCACGATCACCGGCACGGCGGCCTCGGCCAGCCCGAGGGTGGCCACCGCGGCGGCCTGGTCGGCGATGAAGGTGGCCGC
The window above is part of the Kitasatospora sp. NA04385 genome. Proteins encoded here:
- a CDS encoding ATP-binding protein gives rise to the protein MDTATWWPGREPGPGPETGVWRFSAVSHEASVPRTRHAVRDRLLAQGMAGQRYQELVDDLLLIVSELVSNAVTHAAVLSPEVVCELAIDPDRVRISVVDGHPYRPKAQENDPARPGGRGLLLVKSITLQAGGECDVERTEGGGKVIWASLPLPGAGAPGPGVGADLDDLDDDPDY